The DNA region AGGCCGTCCTGCCTGACAGGGAAAGCGCCGACGTTTCCCAGGCCGTGACGCGTCCCGATTTCAATAACCGGGTGAGGCTCTCCCAGGGCTACGTCCATTATCGCTGGGACGGGCCGGAAACAGGGCCGAAAGTGGTATTGATCCACGGTTTTTCAGCGCCGATCGCGGTGTGGGAAAGAACGGCCCCCGCCCTGGCCAGGGCGGGTTTCCGGGTGCTTTCATTCGATCTCTACGGCAGGGGATTTTCGGACAGGCCCAACGTGGTGTACGATGAAAATCTCTTCGACACCCAGGTATGCGAGCTTCTGGACGCGCTGGAAGTCAAAAGCCCCGTACACGTGATGGGCCTTTCGATGGGCGGGGCCATTTCCGCGATTTTCACCGCCCGCCACCCGGAGCGCGTGGAAAACCTGGTGCTGATCGCCCCGGCAGGCACCCCCATTGACGTCCCCGCCCTGGCCAGGGCCTCCGTAGCCCCCATGCTGGGAGCTGCGCTCATGCGGATTTTCGGAAGCCTGATCCTGGAAAAGGGCGCAGCCACGGCCTTTTTCAAAAAAACCGACGGCGTTGACGCCTTTATGGACAAGTACCGCGCCCAGATGGGTTTCAGGGGTTTTCGCAGGGCCATCATGGACACCCTGGCCAATTTCGACCTCACGGACCAGGCCGCCAGCTTCGCCGAAGTGGGACGCCAGAAAAGGCCGGTCATGCTGATCTGGGGAGTTCACGACACCGTGGTTCCGTACGAGAACCACCGCATGGTGCTGTCGCTCATTCCCCAGGCAAAATTCCTGTCCGTGCCCGGCACCGGCCACATGCCCCACTGGGAGGATGAAAAAACCGTCAGCGCGGCTATTGTCGACTTTCTGAACAATCGTTGGCAGCCTGTCTAAAAACGCGAATCGCTGTGTCAGGCAGAGCAATCGCGGGTCGGTCATATACGAACAGTATTATTCCTCCCCGCGCTTCTCGCCAGCCTTAGCGCTTCATCGCCAATATTCAGAATGGCATCCAGGCTTCACATCGAGCCTTTTTCAACAGGTTGATAAACCCGAATCGAAGGACCATAATACCATGAAAAAAGCAACTTACGTGATAGGGGCAGTTCTTCTTCTTGCACTGGTTTCGGCCCCCGCAGCCTTTGCCGCCGACGCCGGGGACAGGGTTGGCTACGTCAGCCTCCAGAGGATCATGAAGGAAACCAAGGTCGGCCAGGAAGCAGCAAAACTGCTTTTTGACGCAGACAAGGCCAAGGCCGAATCCTTGAAGCCCCTGGCCGAATCGGTCGTTCGCCTGAAAAAAGAGGCGGAGGACGCCAAATCCCCCATGGATGCCCGCAAGAAGGCGGCGGATGAATACGCCCAGGCCAAGAAGGACTATGACCGCGCACTTCAGGACGCCCGCGAGGAACTCAAGGCCAAGGATCAGGCCCTGGCCGGAGACGTCTATAAAAAGGCCGACGACGTGGTGAAAAAGGTGGCCCAGAAACGCAATTACAGCATCGTGATCAAAGACCCCACGGTGATGGGCTTTCTGGACCCAAGGGTGGATATCACCGAGGAAGTGATCAAAGAGATGAACAAGTAGAAGCCCGCAAGCCATGACTGATTCCGAAAAATCGCCCGCCATCGTCTGCCGTGGCCTGGTCGTGGCCTACGGGGATTTCATAGCGGTCGACAATCTCGACCTTGACGTGAACCGGGGGGAATGCTTCGGCCTTTTGGGCCCCAACGGGGCGGGAAAGACCACGGCTGTTGAGGCCTTCGAGGGCTTGAACACCAAACGGGCCGGAACCATTCTCATCCTTGGTCGGCCCTGGCATAAAAACGAGAACAAAAACCGCAGCCTCAGGGAAAAAATCGGGGTGACGCTCCAGGAGACCTGGTTTCCAGACAAGCTCACCGTCTGGGAGACCCTGCGGCTTTTCGTCAGCTTCCACAAAAACCGCGCCGATATCACAGCTCTTTCAGAATCAATGGGCATCGCCCACAAGCGGGACGCCCGTGTGGGAAACCTCTCCGGCGGCGAAAGGCAGAGGCTGGCCCTTGCCTGCGCCCTGGCCGGAAAGCCCGAAATACTCTTTCTGGACGAGCCCACCACCGGCCTTGACCCCAACGCCCGGCATGGCATCTGGACCGGAGTGGAAGGTTTCGTGAAGGAAGGCGGGACCGTGCTTCTTACCACCCATTACATGGAGGAGGCCGCGCGCCTCTGCCACCGGGTGGGCATAATGGACCAGGGGACCATAAGGAGCCTTGGAACGCCTGAGGAATTGATCCGAATGCTTCCCGCGCCATCTTTGGTGGAGCTTGCCATAAACGGCGAAATCGCCCGCAAGGCCGCCGAAACCCTGAAAGGGGTAAGGCTGGCGCAGACAAGGGGCGACGGCTCGGTTCTTTTCACGGATGACCCGGTCAAAGTTCTTCCGGGCCTTCTTTCCTTTCTGGCGGAAAACGGCCTTTCGCACACCACGGTCAAGACCCGTGACGCCACCCTGGAGGACGTTTTCATGCACCTTACCGGAAAAACACTTACAAGCCCGTAAGGGGCTATCTTTTGCCGGAGAGCAAGGCCTTTGAAGTATCATCCCCTATGGGAACTCACCAGGGTCAGGTTCCTGGAATTCATAAGGGACCCGGAGGCCATTTTCTGGGTCTTCGTCTTTCCGGTGATCCTGGCCCTGGTTCTGGGGGTCGCCTTCACCCCCGGAAAAAGCGCGGCGCTCAGGGTAGCCGTTACCGGCGAAAAGGCGGGCGTGCTTTATGGGATTCTTGGGGCGGTAAAATCATCGGGCAGGCCCTCCGAAACCCTTCTGGAACCTTCGGTCATGGAAGCGGCGGAGGCCGCGAAGGCCCTCAAGGGCGGCAAAACGGACCTTGTGGCCGTGGCCGGACCATCCTTTCCCCAGAAGCTGTCCTTCCGCCTGGACCCTGCCCGGCCAGGAGCGCGGGAGGCCGCGCTCGCCGCAGAAAAGCGCGTGCAGGAGGCCTTCGGGCGCAAGGACCCGGTGCTTGTGACCGAGGAGCGCTTCACCGAAAAATCGGGCCGCTACATCGATTTTCTGCTGCCGGCCCTCATCGGCTTCAACATAATGAGCGGGTGCATGTGGGGCATGGGCTACGCCATAGTGGATTTCAGGCGCAAGAAGCTCATCAAGCGCTTCGCCGCGACCCCCATGAACCGGGCGCATTTCCTCCTGGCCTTCATTTTGTCCCGGGTGGGCTTTCTGGTGGCCGAAGCCGCCATTCTGCTGGTTTTCGCTATCCTGGTCTTCAAGTTCGCCATCGCGGGTTCGCTTACTGTTTTCGGCCTTGTCTGCATTCTCACCATGTCGGCCTTCGCCGGAATCGCCCTTCTGATCGCGGCCCGCGCCACGTCCACGGAATCGGCGTCCGGCTGGATGAACTTGGTGCAGGTGCCCATGTGGCTCTTTTCGGGCTCGTTTTTCTCCTACGACCGCTTTCCCGAAGCCTTTCACCCGCTGATCAGGCTCCTGCCATTAACCGCCTTCAACGACTCGGCAAGGCTCGTGCTGAACGAGGGCGCAGGGATAGGGGAAATCTGGTCCCAGTGCGCCATTCTTGCCGTATGGGGGACTATCGGCTTTTTCCTTGCTCTCAGAATTTTCCGGTGGAAATGAAGCAGTGACCGGGAAGGTTGCGCCTTGTATCGGGTCAGCCATAGTGATATATTTCACAGTGTTTTTTGAGGATTATCCCCTTTTTTTCATGCTTGCTTTCTGTTAATATTTCAAGGATACATCTGGTCCGAAACCTTTTTTCCGGGCAGGCGTTTTTTCCTGGCAAAAACACGGATAACCATGTCTTACCCGATAAGCATAATCAGGGCCTTTGAAATCCGTTTCACCACCATCTGATCGGGATCGCCCAATGGTCGTGCCGCGCATAATATTTTCCGCCTTAAGGGGCGGATCGGGAAAAACCATAATCACCACGGGCGTAATAGCCGCGTGGACCAAAAGCGGCAGGAGCGTCACCCCCTTCAAAAAAGGGCCGGATTACATTGACGCAGGCTGGCTCACCCTTGCGGCACTTCGTCCGTGCAGGAACCTGGACACCTTCATGGTTCCGCCAAATCTCGTCAAATCCGCCTTCTGCCGCCACTCCGATCCCTCCTCCATCGCGGTGATCGAGGGCAACCGGGGCCTTTTCGACGGCATGGATACCGAAGGCTCCACCAGCACGGCGGAGCTTGCCAAGCTCCTCACCTGCCCGGTCATAATGATAGCGGACTGCACCAAGTCCACCCGCACCGTCGCCGCCATGATCCTTGGCTGCTCCCATTTCGACCCCCACGTTGACATAAGGGGCGTGATTTTGAACCGCGTGGCCGGAACCCGGCACGAGAACAACGTGCGCGCCAACATCGAGCGCCACGTTGGAATCCCGGTGATGGGGGCCATACCCAACCTTTCCCGCGAGGACTTCCCGGAGCGCCACATGGGCCTTGTTCCGGCCCCGGAGCACGAGTGGGCCGGGGCGGCGGTTTCCCGCGCAGCCGAAGTGGCGGAAAAATACCTGGATTTGAACGGCCTTTTTTCCGTGGCCGGCTCGCCCATTCTGCCGGGTGTTTCCGGGCATGACGCCTGCGAAAATATCCCTCCCCGAAAATCAGGCGCGGGCAGGCGTCCAAGAATTGGCGTGGTGCGTGACAGCGCCTTCCAGTTCTACTACCCGGAAAACATCGAGGCCCTTACCGAAGCAGGAGCCGAGGTGGTTATCGTAAGCCTGCTTCCGGGCGCGGTTCTCCCGGACTTAGACGGCCTCTACATCGGCGGCGGCTTCCCGGAAACCCACGCGCGCGAGCTTTCCGAAAACGCCGATGCCCGCGAGAAGGTGCGCGCCTGGGCCGAAGCCGGGCTTCCCATCTACGCCGAGTGCGGCGGGCTCATGTACCTTTCCCGCGAAATAAGGCTGCCTTCGGGAACCTACCCCATGGCGGGCGTTGTTCCGGCCTCCATAAGCCTTTGCGAAAAACCTGCAGGACACGGATACACGATGGTGAGGGTGACGGGCCAAAACCCCTTTTACCCGGTGGGGACCGAGCTTCGCGGCCACGAGTTCCACTATTCCAAGGTTGAATCCTTTGAAGGAGACCCCGCATCCCTCGCCTTTTCCATGAACCGGGGCAAGGGAATGATAAAGGGGATGGACGGCTTTTCCGCCAACAACGTCCTCGCCACCTACACCCACATACATGCCCTGGGAACGCCGGACTGGGCCCACGCATTTGTTGCCCTCGCTGGCGGTAATTAATCGGCCGTCCACAAGCGCGAACTGCTGTGTCGCGAATCGCGGCGCGGTCCGCCACGTACATTTAGTACGCTTGCTCCCGCGCCGCTCGCGCTCCTTGCATTTCATCGCTTGTGATCGGCCTTGATCCCAGGTGGCCCGGCCATAACTTCTTCTTGTTTCATGCCTCGTGGCAGTCGATGCCCTCAATCCCCGGTGGCCCGAACCCGACAGACAGGCTCATGATCGGCTTTGATTCCGGCTTTCCCGCTCCTCCACGAATCATACGTTTTTTTCCATTCTGAGGAAAAATTCATTTGCCATGACTTGCGCCCCGTTGTATCAGATGGGATGATTTGAACCCATTTCATGAGAAACGAGGACAACGCAATCATGGCGCAAGTCAGGCCCTTCAAGGCTAT from Deltaproteobacteria bacterium includes:
- a CDS encoding alpha/beta hydrolase, with amino-acid sequence MMEDFFDKITQAVLPDRESADVSQAVTRPDFNNRVRLSQGYVHYRWDGPETGPKVVLIHGFSAPIAVWERTAPALARAGFRVLSFDLYGRGFSDRPNVVYDENLFDTQVCELLDALEVKSPVHVMGLSMGGAISAIFTARHPERVENLVLIAPAGTPIDVPALARASVAPMLGAALMRIFGSLILEKGAATAFFKKTDGVDAFMDKYRAQMGFRGFRRAIMDTLANFDLTDQAASFAEVGRQKRPVMLIWGVHDTVVPYENHRMVLSLIPQAKFLSVPGTGHMPHWEDEKTVSAAIVDFLNNRWQPV
- a CDS encoding OmpH family outer membrane protein, giving the protein MKKATYVIGAVLLLALVSAPAAFAADAGDRVGYVSLQRIMKETKVGQEAAKLLFDADKAKAESLKPLAESVVRLKKEAEDAKSPMDARKKAADEYAQAKKDYDRALQDAREELKAKDQALAGDVYKKADDVVKKVAQKRNYSIVIKDPTVMGFLDPRVDITEEVIKEMNK
- a CDS encoding ABC transporter ATP-binding protein; the protein is MTDSEKSPAIVCRGLVVAYGDFIAVDNLDLDVNRGECFGLLGPNGAGKTTAVEAFEGLNTKRAGTILILGRPWHKNENKNRSLREKIGVTLQETWFPDKLTVWETLRLFVSFHKNRADITALSESMGIAHKRDARVGNLSGGERQRLALACALAGKPEILFLDEPTTGLDPNARHGIWTGVEGFVKEGGTVLLTTHYMEEAARLCHRVGIMDQGTIRSLGTPEELIRMLPAPSLVELAINGEIARKAAETLKGVRLAQTRGDGSVLFTDDPVKVLPGLLSFLAENGLSHTTVKTRDATLEDVFMHLTGKTLTSP
- a CDS encoding ABC transporter permease; translation: MKYHPLWELTRVRFLEFIRDPEAIFWVFVFPVILALVLGVAFTPGKSAALRVAVTGEKAGVLYGILGAVKSSGRPSETLLEPSVMEAAEAAKALKGGKTDLVAVAGPSFPQKLSFRLDPARPGAREAALAAEKRVQEAFGRKDPVLVTEERFTEKSGRYIDFLLPALIGFNIMSGCMWGMGYAIVDFRRKKLIKRFAATPMNRAHFLLAFILSRVGFLVAEAAILLVFAILVFKFAIAGSLTVFGLVCILTMSAFAGIALLIAARATSTESASGWMNLVQVPMWLFSGSFFSYDRFPEAFHPLIRLLPLTAFNDSARLVLNEGAGIGEIWSQCAILAVWGTIGFFLALRIFRWK
- a CDS encoding cobyrinate a,c-diamide synthase codes for the protein MVVPRIIFSALRGGSGKTIITTGVIAAWTKSGRSVTPFKKGPDYIDAGWLTLAALRPCRNLDTFMVPPNLVKSAFCRHSDPSSIAVIEGNRGLFDGMDTEGSTSTAELAKLLTCPVIMIADCTKSTRTVAAMILGCSHFDPHVDIRGVILNRVAGTRHENNVRANIERHVGIPVMGAIPNLSREDFPERHMGLVPAPEHEWAGAAVSRAAEVAEKYLDLNGLFSVAGSPILPGVSGHDACENIPPRKSGAGRRPRIGVVRDSAFQFYYPENIEALTEAGAEVVIVSLLPGAVLPDLDGLYIGGGFPETHARELSENADAREKVRAWAEAGLPIYAECGGLMYLSREIRLPSGTYPMAGVVPASISLCEKPAGHGYTMVRVTGQNPFYPVGTELRGHEFHYSKVESFEGDPASLAFSMNRGKGMIKGMDGFSANNVLATYTHIHALGTPDWAHAFVALAGGN